The sequence CGTCAAAGACGAGGTGGACGGAGACGAAGATGTCGCTGCCCGCCCGCCGTGTCTGCAGATGGTGGTGGCCGTTGATCCTCTGCAGCCGGTTGAGCATCGTCGTGATGCGGGCGATCTCCTCCTTGCTCAAAGAGACATCCAGCAGCATCATCAGCCCCTCTTTGAGAATAGGGAAAGCGGAGTAGATCATGTAGATCGCGATCCCTATCCCCAGCAGCGGGTCGATCAGCTCGAAGCCGCTGAAGTGGATGATCCCCAGAGAAAGGAGGATCGCCCCGTTGGTGAAGAGGTCGGTCTTGTAGTGCAGCGCGTCGGCACGGATGACGAGGTTGTTGTTCTTTTTCGCGACGTGGTTCAGAAAGAGGACCAGCGCGCCGGTGAGGATGATGGAAAAGAGCATGACCCCCATCGAGGCCTCCATGTACTCGATCGCCCGCGGCGTGATGATCTTGTCGATCGCGCTGTAAAGGATGAAGAGTCCGGAGATGGAGATGATGGTCCCCTCGACAACGGAGGCGACCGCTTCGAGTTTGCCCAGGCCGAAGTTGAAGTTTTCGTCCGGTTTGCGCTCGGACTGGTGGAGGGCAAAAAAGTTGAAGATGGAGACCGAAAGGTCCAGCAGGGAGTCGATCGCGGACGCCAAAACGGCAACCGAACCGCTGACGATCCCGATGGCCAGCTTGAAGAGGACGAGGACACCCGCCGTTGTACTGGAGATTAAAGTCGCTTTTTTCTCGATACGCATGAGGCCGATTTTAGCGAAAGATGGCTAAAATGCGTCTCATAAGGGCCTAGGTCAGCAAGGAGTTTTCATGCAGTTACCCCAGATTTCCATCCCCCTGACACTGCCGTTCGAGGTGCCGGCGATGCTGCACCCGGTCATCATCCATTTCGCACTCGTACTGCCCATCATCGTCCTGCTCCTGGAGCTGGCGAACCTCGGTTTCAAGCGCCGTGCGCTCAGCCTCTCGTCGCTCGGGCTGCTGCTGCTGTCGGTACTCTTCTATGTGGCGGCCTATTTCACCGGCAAGGCGGACGGCAGCGAAGCCTTCGAACTGCTCGGCGATGAGGCGCGCGAAGCGCTGGGCGCGCACAAGATGCTCGGTACCTACCTCGTCTACGCGCTGCTCATTCCATTGGCGTTCAAACTGGTGGCGATGCTGCTGGCGCAGAAATGGGCCCGCGGGGCACTGATCGTGACGCTTATCATGTTCATCAGCTTTATGGTCAAACAGGGGTATGACGGCGGCGAGCTCGTCTACCGCTACGGTGTCAACGTGGCGGCGGTAACGGAGGCACAAGCAGCCGCCTCCGACGCGCGCGACGAGCTGGCGGATATGAACGAGACGGTCACGGAGCAGGCCGCGGAGATCGAAACCCTCAAGGCGCAGATCGCGGCGATGCAGCAGCAGGCCGGCGAGAGCTTCGGGGAGAAGATGGACAAGGCGGTGACCGATGCCGTCTCCAAGGTGAAGAAAATCTTCAGCGACGACAACGCTACCAAAGCGGCGCCGCAGGAGGAGAAGGCCCCTTCAGCCGAGACAAACGGGACGATTTGAACGTGACGGTTTCTCCTCTCGATGCCGTCCGCCGCGAACGCGAAGCGTGGATGGGATGGAAAAACATCGCCCCGCTGCGGGAGGCACTCGCGGCACTCCCGGAGATCGAGACGGCCTGCAGCTACGGCGATACGGTCCGCCTGAGTACGGAAGCAACGATCGATCATATGCAGATCGAAGCGGTCGCACGGATGATGATGCCGTGGCGCAAAGGGCCGTTTGAACTCTTCGGACTCTTCATCGATACCGAGTGGCAGAGCTTTATGAAATACAACCTGCTCCGTCCCCACTTCAACCTGCGGGGGAAGCGGGTGGCGGACATCGGCTGCAACAACGGCTACTACCTTTTCCGAATGCAGGAGGATGCCCCGGCGAAGCTGGTCGGGTTCGACCCCTCGGCGCTCTACAAGACCCAGTTCGATTTTATCAACCATTTCGCGAAGACGGAGATCGTCTATGAACTGCTGGGCGTCGAACACCTGCCGCAGTACGAAGAGAAGTTCGATACGATCTTCTGCCTGGGGGTGCTCTACCACCGCAGCGATCCCGTGGCGATGCTTAAGCAGCTTTACAAGGGGCTTGAGAGCAGCGGGGAAGTCTACCTCGATACCTTCATGATCGACGGGGAAGAGGAGATCTGCCTCAGCCCGGCGGGGGCGTACTCCAAGATCCCCAACATCTACTTCGTCCCCACCGTCCCCGCGCTGCGCAACTGGTGTCTGCGGGCAGGCTTCAGCGGCTTTGAGCTGTTGGAGACCTCTGTGACGACCCCCGAAGAGCAGCGCAAAACGGAGTGGATCGAGGGACAGAGCCTGGAAGATTTCCTCGATCCCGAAGACCCCTCCAAAACCGTCGAGGGGTATCCCGCCCCCAAACGGGTCTACGTCCGACTGACAAAGGAGCCCAAAGCATGATGCTCAACACCCACCTTAAAATAGACAAGGGCCTCTGCGGGACTGTCATTACCCTGAACGAAGGGTATGCGGCGGTCGAATTGGAGACGACGCCGGTCATGGCGGCGGATGAAGAGGGGCTGGTGCACGGCGGCTTCGTTTTCGGCGCAGCCGACTACGCGGCTATGGCGGCCGTCAATGAACCGACCGTCGTTCTGGCGGGGAGCAGCTGCCGCTTTCTTGCCCCGACACGCGTGGGGGAAACCCTGCTGTTCAAAGCGCGGTGTATGGAAAGCGACGGCAGAAAATATAAGATCACGGTAAATGCATTTTGTGGCGAAACGGAAGTGTTTTCGGGGGATTTCAAAGCCGTGGTCCTGCCCAAACACGTGTTGGGTTGAGCGGTTTCTACACAGTTTTTGTATAAAAAAATCAAAAAAGTTCGATTTCCTCTAAGTTATTTAATTTTTTGATAGTACAATTTTATCACATTGTTTACAAGGAGTAGTAAGTTGAAAAACGTAATGACAGCAGTAGCTGCAATCATGATGACCTTCATGATCAGTGGTTGTTCGACAATGCACATGGGATGGACCGCGGTAACGCAACAGTACAAACTGGACGACAAGGCAATGGATGCCTACGACAACATGTTCACGAAAGTCACTGAGTACGGTGACCCGGCAAGAGCTATGATGCAGGAGTGGCTGGTCAAAGACGATATCGCGAACGACGATGTCGCCGAGACGATCAAATCACTGGCAGAAGAGTACAACATGCGCGTCACGGGCGACATCAAGATGTACACAAAAGACGATGCGGCACCGACCGAAGTCAAGCACGCGCGTATCTTCTCCCTGTGTAGCCTTCCGATCGCGAAAGTCTTCCTGAACTATTCACGCTACTACGGCGGTTTCATGCCGTGCCGTATCATGCTGGTTGAATACGGCAACGGTGAGCGCTGGCTCGTCAGCATGGACATGACACTGGCGATCCACGGCGGTTACGAGCTCCCGGCTGATATGCTCAAAATGGCACTCAGCGTCAAAAAAGCAATGGACGAGATCCCGGCACGCGCTGCTATCGGCGACTTCTAAGACCTCTCGCTTCCGACGGTGGCGTGCTGCGGCACGCCGCCACCCTCTACAACCAACTCCCCCTAAGCCGTTTTAGCTATAATCTTTCCTTACAAAAACAACGTCATCGCAAGGGTTTTATGTCGTGCTACACAGCGAGATTGATGGGATTCTCAACAGCAAAGACCGCCTGCTGACAGAGGTCTATTTCGACCTGCAGCGCCGTTTCGAAGAGAAGTACGGCAGCGATACGGTCGTCTTTATGGAGATCGGCACCTTTTACGAAGTCTACGAGGTCAACAATGACGACATGCAGGTGGGCAAGGCCAAGGAGATGGCCGAACTGCTCAACATCCAGCTGACCAAGAAAAACAAGAACATTGCCGAAAACAGCGTCAAGAACCCCTTTCTTGCCGGGGTGCCTTCCGTCTCGTTCGAGCGCTACCTGGGCCGCCTGATCCAGGAGCAGCGCTATACGATCATCGTCATCCGCCAGAAGGGGGTGCCGCCGAAGCTCAGTCGCTTCATCGGGCAGATCATCTCCCCGGGCACGAACTTCGACCATACCGTTGACAACGACGACAACTACATCGTCTCCCTGCTGATCGACCGCCACAAAGATATCTACAGCGTCGGCTATGCGGCCATCGACGTGACGACGGGGAAAACCTGGCTCTACGAGACCTACGGCACGAGCGAAGACCCCACCTATGCGCTGGACGAGGTCTTCAACCTGCTCAACATCTATCGGACGACAGAGGTGGTACTGACCTTCTTGGAGGGGGTGGAGAACCAGAAAGAGGTGATCCGCTACCTGGAGATCAGCGAGCACTACGCCTACAGCGTCAACCACGAACGCCCGAAGATCGATTACCAGAACGAACTCTTTGAAAACGTCTACCAGATCCAGTCTCTACTGTCGCCGATCGAACACCTCGACCTGGAGCGCCACCCCTTCGTCTCCGAAGCGCTGGCGACGCTGGTGCACTTCGTCATCGAACACGACTACCACATCATCCAGAAGCTTGCCCGGCCGAAGATGATCGACAATACGCGCTACATGTACCTGGGCAACAATGCATTGGAACAGCTGGCCGTCATCTCCAAAGACCGCAGCGACATGACACTGCTCAAACTCGTCGACAAGAGCGTGACGGCGATCGGCAAGCGCCTGCTCAAGGAGCGCCTGCTCAACCCCATCCAGGAGCGCAGCGAGCTGGAGCGCCGCTACGGGCTGATCGACCGGGTGATGCCGCACGTGCGGATGCTCGGCGATGCCCTTCGGGGGGTCTACGACCTCGAGCGTCTCCACCGCCGGATCGCCCTGGCACGCCTGCACCCCTTCGAGATGAACTATGTCCACGCCTCGCTTGTCGGCATCCGGGAACTGATGGAGTTCGTCAAACGGCACAAGCTCATCAAGACCCCCTTCAGCGAGCAGGAGGTCGACACTTTTATCCGCGACATCGAGCAGAGCATCGACCTGGAGGTGTCGCGCCGTTTTACCGTCAGCACCGTTGACGACAACTTCCTGCGCCGGGGTGTCGACGTGCAGGTGGACGCACTGGTGGACGAAAACGCCCGGATGCTGCAGAATTTCGCGATCATCATGGACGCGATGGAACGGATGCTCGGCGAGCAGGGGGCGGCTGCGGGGAGCGGCGGCTATGTCTCCCTGGGGGTCCTGGACAAGGAGGGGCACTACATCTCCATGAGCCGGACCCGCTGGGCGATGATCGAAAAGGAGTTCGCCTCCGGCAGCGTCGACCTGGGAAACGAGACGGTCTGTTTCAGCGACTTCAGCGTCAAGCGGCTCACCAACAGTGTCAAGATCACCTCGGAGCTGACCGAACAGCTCTCCGACAAGATCATGCGCAACCAGGCGAAGATCGTCGCCCTGGTCAAGGAGCGTTTCATCGCCCTGCAGCGCACCTTCGAGCGGCGCTATACGCTCCTGTTCGAGCGCATCATCGGCTACGTGGCCGACCTCGACGTGGCCGTCGCCTCCGCGCGGGCGGCGCAGCAGTACAACTTTGCCTGCCCGACCATCGTCGATGTCCATGAGGACGAGAACTTCCTGCAGCTCATGGCGCTGCGCCACCCGCTCATCGAGATCCAGGAGCGGCAGGGGATCTACGTGCCCAACGACATTGTCATGGGCAACCGCGCCTACATGGATCTTCCCTATCCCGAAACGGTCATGCTTGATCCCGCCGTGCACGACGGCCATGATGTCAACGGCGTCCTGCTCTACGGTATCAACTCCAGCGGGAAATCCTCGCTGATGAAGAGCGTCGGGCTGGCGGTGCTGATGGCACAAGCCGGTTTTTACGTACCGGCGTCGTCGATGAAGTTCTCGCTCTTTGAGTCGCTCTTTACCCGGATCGTCTCCCGCGACAACCTGCAAAAGGGGCTCTCCACCTTTGCCGTCGAGATGATGGAACTCAAGAACATCTTCAACCGCGCCGGGACACGGTCGCTGATCCTCGGCGACGAAATCTCGCACGGGACGGAGACGCTCTCCGGCGTCGCCATCGTCGCGAGCGCGATCATGAAACTGGCGAAACTGCGCTCCCTTTTCCTCTTCGCCACCCACCTGCACCAGCTGGCCAACATGGAGGAGATGCGGCGGCTGGAGAATGTCGTCGACCTGCACCTGAGCGTGGAGTATGATGCGGTCAAAGACAAGCTTGTCTTTAACCGCGTGCTGCAGTCGGGCAGCGGTTCGAGCGTCTACGGCCTGGAGTTCGCCCGCTCCCTGCACATGGACTCGGAGTTTCTGGAGGCGGCGAACCGGATCCGCAAGCGCCTCTCCAACGACTTTGACGAACTGGAGCTGCTGGTGAAAAAGCGCACCAGCAAGTACAACAAGGACCTCTACGTCACCACCTGTGTCATCTGCGGGGCGAAGGCGGAAGATGTGCACCATATCGCGCACCAGTCCAGTGCGGATGCCCGCGGGTTCATCGGCCATGTGCCCGTCAACCACCGCCACAATCTCGTTCCCCTCTGCCGTGACCATCACCGGGAGATCCATGAGGGCAAGCTCGTTGTCAAAGGCTTCGTGATGACCTCCAGCGGGCTGGAGCTTGACGTCGAGGAGCAGCTGGCCAGAGTGCAGGTCGTCAAAGAGGAGGTCCCGGAGATCAACACGGTCGACCTGCCAGAGCACGAGCCCGAAGCGCCGCGGAAAGCCTCCATCGACATGGACGATTTCTAGCAGGAGGACGACCGATGTTCAAACCCCATTCGCAGGAGCAGCTCAAAGTCCTCAGAGTGACGGCGGGGGAGCGCTATACGATCGAGTACCGCAACAAAGACTACTTCAACGGTGAAGAGACCGTTGAACGGGGGACGGGGACGGCCGTGGTCACGGAACAGGGGATCTTTTTCAACGTTGAGGACCCCTACGGGATGGAGAAGCTTATAATGCAGGCACGGGTCATCGCCCGCGGTTGAATCGTAAGGGGCGCTTGAAACGAAGACGTTATAATCCGGTAATTGATTTGCCGGAGAAGGAGACCAGGATGAAAAAAGTATGGATTGTTTTGACCGTCACGTTGCTGATGCTCGGCGGCTGTACCCAGGAGACGCAGAACAAGCTCGGCCACGGGCTGCAGAACTGGACGGGGACGAACGGGGTGCTCGATATCTACAGCGGCGGCAAGCTCGTGATGCGCTTCATCAAGATCGGCAAGATGAGTACGGCAAAGGGGACCGACGACAGTTCCCCGAGACCCTACCGCTACAGCTACGGCGTACTTGACAGCAACTTCAACTACGAGGTGGACAGCGGCGAGAAGAAGCTCTATTTCGAGATCAGCGACTATTCGACCGAATATGTCTTCTATGAGAACCCGAAAGGCTGAGTTTGGACGTCGTTGAACTCTTCAAACACCTGATCGAACGCAAAAGCGAGACGCCGGACGACGGCGGCATCCTTGACTTCGTCGAAGGCTACCTGGACGGCTATACCGCCGTGCGCATCGACGTGGACGAGGTGAAGAACCTCTTTATCTATAAACGTTTCGGCAGCGGGAACCATCTCTGTTTTGCCGGGCACGTTGACGTCGTCCCGGCCGGGGAGGGGTGGGAGACCGACCCCTACACGGCCGTCGAAAAAGAGGGGAAGATCTACGGCCGCGGCGCTCAGGATATGAAAGCCGGCGTCTCGGCGTTCCTGCAGGCGGTCAAAGAGACGGAGACCTTCGGGGGCACCCTTTCACTGCTGCTCACATCCGACGAGGAGGGGCCGGCGAAACACGGTACGGTGGAGCTTCTGAAATGGCTCAAAGCGGAGGGGATGCTCCCCGATGCCTGTATCGTCGCCGAACCGACCTGCGAAGAGCGCTTCGGCGATGCCATCAAGGTCGGCCGCCGCGGTTCCATCAACGGGGTGATCGAAAAGCGGGGCAAACAGGGGCATGCCGCCTACCCGGAAAAGGCGAAGAACCCCATCCATAAAGTCGCCCAGGTGCTGCACTATATGGCAGGGGTCAACCTGGACGAGGGGGACGAATATTTCAGCCCAAGCCAGTTCGTCGTGACCGATATCCGTGCGGGGATGGAAGTGACCAACGTGACGCCGGGCAAGCTGAAGATGATGTTCAATGTCCGCAACTCCACGAAAACCTCGAAGGAGGACATCGCCGAATTCGTTCACCACTATTTCAAAGAGATGGATTACACCCTGACCCTCGACCAGAGCGCCAAGCCCTTTGTCACCGACGCGAACACCCACATCGTCCGGACGATCGACGCGGCGATCGCATCGGTAACGGGGATGCGGCCCAAACACTCCACGGCGGGCGGCACTTCCGATGCCCGTTTCATCGCCGAATACGGCATCGACGTCATCGAGTTCGGGGTGCGAAACGACACGATTCACGCCCCCAACGAATGCACGACCCCGGAGCAGGTCCGCGGGCTCTGCGACGTCTTCAAGCAGGTGATCGCCACCTACTGAGCCTCCGCTCCCGCGGAAGCCACCCTCGCTTCATCCTCCTGGATATACTCCAGCATCGCCTTGGCGTTCTGCGAGTAGCACACCAGCTGCTCTTCGTCGACAAAACGGCTGTTTTTACGCTGCAGGCGCAGATAATCCTCATTATGATAGAAACTGAAGAACACCCCGCTGTAGAAGAAGTGGCGGCGGTTCAGCATGGTGACGACCTCGTCGATCTCCTCGATGTGGTGCAGGTTTAGATCGGCGTAGACCATTTCGCAGTGGTCGGTGTGCATCAGGTCGATCAGCTCATCCAGCGCTTCGGGGTCGGGCAGCCCTTCGATGATGATGAAACCGACATTGATGTGGGGGTTGAAGTGGTGGGTGAGGACCTGCCGGTTGGGGTTGGCCGGGCGGCTGAC is a genomic window of Sulfurimonas sp. HSL1-2 containing:
- a CDS encoding DUF2231 domain-containing protein; translation: MQLPQISIPLTLPFEVPAMLHPVIIHFALVLPIIVLLLELANLGFKRRALSLSSLGLLLLSVLFYVAAYFTGKADGSEAFELLGDEAREALGAHKMLGTYLVYALLIPLAFKLVAMLLAQKWARGALIVTLIMFISFMVKQGYDGGELVYRYGVNVAAVTEAQAAASDARDELADMNETVTEQAAEIETLKAQIAAMQQQAGESFGEKMDKAVTDAVSKVKKIFSDDNATKAAPQEEKAPSAETNGTI
- a CDS encoding DUF302 domain-containing protein, which codes for MKNVMTAVAAIMMTFMISGCSTMHMGWTAVTQQYKLDDKAMDAYDNMFTKVTEYGDPARAMMQEWLVKDDIANDDVAETIKSLAEEYNMRVTGDIKMYTKDDAAPTEVKHARIFSLCSLPIAKVFLNYSRYYGGFMPCRIMLVEYGNGERWLVSMDMTLAIHGGYELPADMLKMALSVKKAMDEIPARAAIGDF
- the cmoB gene encoding tRNA 5-methoxyuridine(34)/uridine 5-oxyacetic acid(34) synthase CmoB; amino-acid sequence: MGWKNIAPLREALAALPEIETACSYGDTVRLSTEATIDHMQIEAVARMMMPWRKGPFELFGLFIDTEWQSFMKYNLLRPHFNLRGKRVADIGCNNGYYLFRMQEDAPAKLVGFDPSALYKTQFDFINHFAKTEIVYELLGVEHLPQYEEKFDTIFCLGVLYHRSDPVAMLKQLYKGLESSGEVYLDTFMIDGEEEICLSPAGAYSKIPNIYFVPTVPALRNWCLRAGFSGFELLETSVTTPEEQRKTEWIEGQSLEDFLDPEDPSKTVEGYPAPKRVYVRLTKEPKA
- a CDS encoding HNH endonuclease, with protein sequence MLHSEIDGILNSKDRLLTEVYFDLQRRFEEKYGSDTVVFMEIGTFYEVYEVNNDDMQVGKAKEMAELLNIQLTKKNKNIAENSVKNPFLAGVPSVSFERYLGRLIQEQRYTIIVIRQKGVPPKLSRFIGQIISPGTNFDHTVDNDDNYIVSLLIDRHKDIYSVGYAAIDVTTGKTWLYETYGTSEDPTYALDEVFNLLNIYRTTEVVLTFLEGVENQKEVIRYLEISEHYAYSVNHERPKIDYQNELFENVYQIQSLLSPIEHLDLERHPFVSEALATLVHFVIEHDYHIIQKLARPKMIDNTRYMYLGNNALEQLAVISKDRSDMTLLKLVDKSVTAIGKRLLKERLLNPIQERSELERRYGLIDRVMPHVRMLGDALRGVYDLERLHRRIALARLHPFEMNYVHASLVGIRELMEFVKRHKLIKTPFSEQEVDTFIRDIEQSIDLEVSRRFTVSTVDDNFLRRGVDVQVDALVDENARMLQNFAIIMDAMERMLGEQGAAAGSGGYVSLGVLDKEGHYISMSRTRWAMIEKEFASGSVDLGNETVCFSDFSVKRLTNSVKITSELTEQLSDKIMRNQAKIVALVKERFIALQRTFERRYTLLFERIIGYVADLDVAVASARAAQQYNFACPTIVDVHEDENFLQLMALRHPLIEIQERQGIYVPNDIVMGNRAYMDLPYPETVMLDPAVHDGHDVNGVLLYGINSSGKSSLMKSVGLAVLMAQAGFYVPASSMKFSLFESLFTRIVSRDNLQKGLSTFAVEMMELKNIFNRAGTRSLILGDEISHGTETLSGVAIVASAIMKLAKLRSLFLFATHLHQLANMEEMRRLENVVDLHLSVEYDAVKDKLVFNRVLQSGSGSSVYGLEFARSLHMDSEFLEAANRIRKRLSNDFDELELLVKKRTSKYNKDLYVTTCVICGAKAEDVHHIAHQSSADARGFIGHVPVNHRHNLVPLCRDHHREIHEGKLVVKGFVMTSSGLELDVEEQLARVQVVKEEVPEINTVDLPEHEPEAPRKASIDMDDF
- a CDS encoding hotdog domain-containing protein yields the protein MMLNTHLKIDKGLCGTVITLNEGYAAVELETTPVMAADEEGLVHGGFVFGAADYAAMAAVNEPTVVLAGSSCRFLAPTRVGETLLFKARCMESDGRKYKITVNAFCGETEVFSGDFKAVVLPKHVLG
- a CDS encoding cation diffusion facilitator family transporter → MRIEKKATLISSTTAGVLVLFKLAIGIVSGSVAVLASAIDSLLDLSVSIFNFFALHQSERKPDENFNFGLGKLEAVASVVEGTIISISGLFILYSAIDKIITPRAIEYMEASMGVMLFSIILTGALVLFLNHVAKKNNNLVIRADALHYKTDLFTNGAILLSLGIIHFSGFELIDPLLGIGIAIYMIYSAFPILKEGLMMLLDVSLSKEEIARITTMLNRLQRINGHHHLQTRRAGSDIFVSVHLVFDDATSLLDAHKVSDQVESMMRMLFPNDRVHPFIHTDPYDDSDINEMEVEQLYAT
- the dapE gene encoding succinyl-diaminopimelate desuccinylase, coding for MDVVELFKHLIERKSETPDDGGILDFVEGYLDGYTAVRIDVDEVKNLFIYKRFGSGNHLCFAGHVDVVPAGEGWETDPYTAVEKEGKIYGRGAQDMKAGVSAFLQAVKETETFGGTLSLLLTSDEEGPAKHGTVELLKWLKAEGMLPDACIVAEPTCEERFGDAIKVGRRGSINGVIEKRGKQGHAAYPEKAKNPIHKVAQVLHYMAGVNLDEGDEYFSPSQFVVTDIRAGMEVTNVTPGKLKMMFNVRNSTKTSKEDIAEFVHHYFKEMDYTLTLDQSAKPFVTDANTHIVRTIDAAIASVTGMRPKHSTAGGTSDARFIAEYGIDVIEFGVRNDTIHAPNECTTPEQVRGLCDVFKQVIATY